The segment CGATCCCCTCACGCTCCGCGTCGGTGCGGGCGACGCGGAGCATCGCCTGGGAGATGTCGATTCCGTGCACGTGGCCACGTGACGCCCGGAGGGCCGCCGCGCGTGTGCTGTGGCCGCTGCCGCACCCGATGTCCAGAACTTGGTCGCTCGGGCCGATCGCCGCCTCGTCGAAGAAGGGCTTCGTCGCCCCCGCGGACAGGGCTTCCAGACGGTCGCGGTGCGTCGCCCAGTTCTCGCCGTCCGGCCCGTTCCAGGTGGCGTGTGCCGCCTCGTTGCTCATCGTGTGGTCTCCCCTACCGGTGGCTGGTTCCGAGGCCGATGCTGCCGCGCGCGGGAGGCTCACGTCGTCCCACGCGGAGCGTCACCGGGGCCTACCGCGGAGGCGGTAGGCCTGTACTCCCCGGGTCCGGCCAGCATCGGGACGAGAAGCCCGTACGCCCCCCGTCCGGCGTGGTCCGTAGGCCCGCCGCGGTCAAACCCACGACCACGAACACGGCGGCGATGGGGGGCGGCGGGCCCGACCCCCTCCCGGTCCGGGCCACTCAGCGGTAATCAGGTGGGCCGCACGGCGAGGATGGGGTGGAACATGTCCCCCATGGGACCGCACGGACAGGGCCTCGAGGGTCCGATCGCCCACGACGGCCGCGCGGCCCGGGCCGCCGGGGCGATCACACGCGGTCTGCCAGTCCCACGGCGAGCTGAACGCTGGTCTGGTCGTCGCCGCCGACGGCATCGGCCGTACGATACGACGGCTGCACTGGCCAGACGCGCCGCCACCGCCGACCAACCGGGCATCCGGTACGAGAGCGAGAAGTTCGCGGCGACCCGCCATACCCAAGGCCGGGAACGACCCGATTCCGGCACTGATCGAGGCCACATACGACGAAGCGGTGATCCACATCGACACCCGCGACCTCGACCCGCGTCCGTCCTACGTCCGCAGCCGGGTCGCGCCGCTCGGCCGTGGACGCCCCCGCGATGAGCCTGACGGTGGCCAAGGCACCGGCCGGGGCCCCGAGGATGACTCCGAACGCCGTCCCCGTACCCAGGCCATCGCCGGCGCCCGCTCCGACGGCCGCCAGACCACCTCGCGCACTGCCCACAGTGCGCTGACCACCATGATTCGGTTGACGCCCGCGCACTTGTGGCGCCGAAGTATCACACCAGACGGCGATCCCGCCTGGCGCTGGCGGCCGCCCGTCCTCTCCGTCCCCCACGAGCCGCGACCACCGAGTACCAGGGGTCGGGGAGTGTTTTGCGGGCTTTCGGGTGGGAGAGCGGTCGTCGCCCTCCTGGGGTCGCCTCGTGGATGGTGCCGCGGCGGGTCCCGGGATTCGGCTCGCGCGGCGATCCGTGACGGGCACCCCTGGTTGGCTGTTGGAAAGGACCGACACGGCGAACGTCGTGGCGGCCACGAAGCCCCAGCCCCCAAGGGGCACACCGGCTCAGAAAACACGACATAGGTCCAGCGTCACTGCTTGGCCGACCTCCCTGGCTCCCGGTGCCCGCGGGGTGGGAGGCCGGGGAGGGTGATCACGTGGGGCGCACCGCCAGGGCGTGGTGGAACACGTTCGTGGGGTCCCAGTCGCGCTTGACGTGCTGGAGTCGGGAGTAGTTGTCCTTGAAGTACAGGGTGGACCAGGGGACGCCCGAGGTGTTCCATCGGGGGTCGGCGAGGTCGCGGTCGCAGTGGTTGACGTAGGCGCCGTCCGTGGCGTCGCCCGGGACGGGGACACCGCCGGTGTCGGCGAAGACGTCGTGGTAGACCTCGCGCAGCCAGCCGAGGTGCTCCTCCTCACCCTCGCCCTCCAGGCCCCATGTCGCGATCGGCACCAGCTTGAGGACGGAGTCGCGCTGCGCGGTGGCGGTGGCGTCGGTGTCACGGGCGTTGACGGCGCCCCCGTAGGTGTGCAGACTCACCGCGCCTCCGTAGACGGGCACGTCGTCACGGGTCAGGTGACGGTAGATGGTCGCGATCTGCTCCTCGGTCAGCGGACGGCGGAGATAGGCGTCCTTCACCTTCATCCGGGCCGTCCGCGAGTCATGTCCGCCGGGCAGTTCCCCGGTCACCGAGAGCCAGGACACGCGTCGTGACTCCAGGGAGTGTGGGGCGGCCACGTCGGCCGTCAGGTCGGCCAGGTGTTCCCGCAGCAGATCCTCGGCCCCCTCCCCGACCATCACGCCGTCCAGGCTGATGGTGCCCATGACCGACCGCCAGAGGTAGAACTCGCTGTGCATTCCCAAAAACCGTGAGTCCGGGCCGCTCTCCCGCGCACACCAGTGTCCGTGGTTCGCCACCAACCGCGTGAAGGAGCGCTCGTCCATCGCGTCCCAGCTCCACTCGACACTGAAGCGAAGGACGTCGCCGGGGCTCGCCGGCAGGAGCTGGGCGGGGTCTGTTCCCCGGGCGTCGGGCGAGCGCATCCAGTACTTGGTCACGATCCCGAAGGTTCCACCGCCACCTCCGGTGTGCGCCCACCAGAGCTCACGGTGCGGGTCGTCGTCCTCGCGGGTGGCCACGACGGCGCGCGCCACACCGTCGCCGTCGACGACCACCACCTCGACGGCGTGGAGGTGGTCGGCGGCGAGGCCGTGCGAGCGGGAGAGGTAACCGTAGCCGCCGCCCGCGACGTGCCCACCGACACCGACGCCGGGGTAGAGGCCGGCCGGGATCGTCACCCCCCAACCGCGGTCCAGTGCTCGGTAGACGCCCGCCAACGAACCTCCCGGCTCGACGACGAAGGCCCCGCGCGCGTCGTCGAAGTCCACACGGTTCATGAGGGAGAGGTCGATCACGGTGTGCACGTCGGGGTGGTCGGTGAAGTCCTCCATGCAGTGGCCCCCGCTGCGCGCGACGACTCGGTGCCCGTTGTCCACGGCGTACTGCACGGCGGCGACGACCTCCTCGGTCGAGGTCACGACGCGGAACGCCGCGGGGCGGCCGACGAAACGCGTGTTCCCCCGTCGCGTGAGATCGTCGTACCGGGGATCGCCCGGGGTCACGGCCGCTGTCGTGCTTGTCTCGCTGGTTCGGGTCATGGTGCGCTCCCTGTGCTCGCGGCCCCCACACGAGGCCATTAGATACGCAAGCGTATCCAATGCGAGCATCTTTAGCAACGCAGCCGTTTCTTAAGGTGGATGTGTGGTGGAAGAGAACCAGTCGGGCGGGGGACGGTCACGGCGGCGGGGCGCCGCACTGATCGAGGCGATCCACGCCGCGGTCATCGAGGAGGCGGTGGAGCTCGGGGTCGCCGGGATGACCATGGAGGGAGTCGCGCGACGGGCGAGCACCGCGAAGACCTCGCTGTACCGACGATGGCCCACGGTCCACGACATCCTGCTGGACGCCCTCCACGACACCTTTCCCGCCGAACGGGTCGATCCCGAGGCGGCGGACCTACGCGGTGACCTGGTTCGGGCGCTGGGTCAACTCAGCGACTGGATGCAGACCCCGATGGGCATGGTGTCCGGCCGCATCATGGTGACGAGCGACCAGTACCCCGAACTCGCCGAGGCCATGCACCGCCGCGTGTTCGAACCACGCGGCGGCACCGTGACGCTCACCGTGTTGCGTCACTACGCCAGCCACGGACGCGTCGACGCACACCGCATCACCCCGGTCGTCACGGACGTCGGCGAGGCCCTCGTGATCAAGATGGTGCTGGACCGTCAGCGCGCGCTCAACGACGACGAGCTGGCGGCCATCGTCGACCAGGTCATCCTCCCCGCCGTGACCTGGTCCCCACCCGACACCTGACCGCCCG is part of the Spiractinospora alimapuensis genome and harbors:
- a CDS encoding FAD-dependent oxidoreductase, coding for MTRTSETSTTAAVTPGDPRYDDLTRRGNTRFVGRPAAFRVVTSTEEVVAAVQYAVDNGHRVVARSGGHCMEDFTDHPDVHTVIDLSLMNRVDFDDARGAFVVEPGGSLAGVYRALDRGWGVTIPAGLYPGVGVGGHVAGGGYGYLSRSHGLAADHLHAVEVVVVDGDGVARAVVATREDDDPHRELWWAHTGGGGGTFGIVTKYWMRSPDARGTDPAQLLPASPGDVLRFSVEWSWDAMDERSFTRLVANHGHWCARESGPDSRFLGMHSEFYLWRSVMGTISLDGVMVGEGAEDLLREHLADLTADVAAPHSLESRRVSWLSVTGELPGGHDSRTARMKVKDAYLRRPLTEEQIATIYRHLTRDDVPVYGGAVSLHTYGGAVNARDTDATATAQRDSVLKLVPIATWGLEGEGEEEHLGWLREVYHDVFADTGGVPVPGDATDGAYVNHCDRDLADPRWNTSGVPWSTLYFKDNYSRLQHVKRDWDPTNVFHHALAVRPT
- a CDS encoding TetR/AcrR family transcriptional regulator yields the protein MVEENQSGGGRSRRRGAALIEAIHAAVIEEAVELGVAGMTMEGVARRASTAKTSLYRRWPTVHDILLDALHDTFPAERVDPEAADLRGDLVRALGQLSDWMQTPMGMVSGRIMVTSDQYPELAEAMHRRVFEPRGGTVTLTVLRHYASHGRVDAHRITPVVTDVGEALVIKMVLDRQRALNDDELAAIVDQVILPAVTWSPPDT